Proteins from a single region of Amycolatopsis sp. CA-230715:
- a CDS encoding helix-turn-helix transcriptional regulator, which translates to MDVSGSAERVLTLLGLLQQRQVWTGPELAGRLGVTPRTVRRDVERLRTLGYPVHASQGVGGGYQLGAGQDLPPLLLDDEEAIATTVSLLGGVADADAALRALAKLDQVLPVRLRHEVRALSGSVESFGGGRTPVGPEVLMTLARACRDEVEIGFGYRSAAEPRRVEPYRLVSSDRRWYLLAYDLDRDGWRSFRVDRMTGVTARTWRFRPRAAPDAAAYVQEGVASRVYPHQARFLVHAPADTVRAQISASAAVVRPRDDDRCEVLSGGANLDFVLMHVLALGHDFAVLEPPELARRCRVLAGKLLAAAPEPHE; encoded by the coding sequence GTGGACGTTTCCGGGAGCGCGGAGCGGGTGCTCACCCTGCTCGGGCTGCTGCAACAACGGCAGGTCTGGACCGGCCCCGAACTGGCCGGACGGCTCGGGGTCACGCCGCGCACGGTGCGGCGCGATGTCGAACGGCTGCGCACGCTCGGCTATCCAGTGCATGCCAGCCAGGGCGTCGGCGGCGGCTACCAGCTCGGCGCCGGGCAGGACCTGCCGCCGCTGCTCCTCGACGACGAAGAAGCGATCGCCACCACGGTTTCGCTCCTCGGCGGTGTCGCCGACGCCGACGCCGCGCTGCGGGCGCTGGCCAAGCTCGACCAGGTGCTGCCCGTCCGGCTGCGGCACGAGGTGCGCGCGCTGTCCGGCTCGGTGGAGTCCTTCGGCGGCGGCCGCACTCCCGTCGGCCCCGAGGTGCTCATGACCTTGGCCAGGGCGTGCCGCGACGAGGTCGAGATCGGTTTCGGCTACCGCTCGGCGGCGGAACCGCGGCGGGTCGAGCCGTACCGCCTCGTCTCCTCCGACCGGCGTTGGTACCTGCTCGCCTACGACCTCGACCGCGACGGCTGGCGCAGCTTCCGCGTCGACCGGATGACCGGCGTGACCGCGCGGACCTGGCGCTTCCGCCCGCGCGCCGCGCCCGACGCGGCGGCGTACGTGCAGGAAGGCGTGGCGAGCCGGGTCTACCCGCACCAGGCGCGCTTCCTCGTGCACGCCCCGGCCGACACGGTGCGCGCGCAGATCTCGGCATCGGCGGCCGTGGTACGACCGCGGGACGACGACCGGTGCGAGGTGCTCAGCGGCGGCGCCAACCTCGACTTCGTGCTCATGCACGTACTCGCGCTGGGCCACGACTTCGCGGTGCTCGAACCCCCGGAACTCGCGCGGCGATGCCGTGTGCTGGCCGGAAAACTCCTGGCAGCCGCCCCCGAACCGCACGAGTGA
- a CDS encoding RNA polymerase sigma factor, which produces MTADRRAEDLWRELAPQVLGALVRRYGHFDTCEDAVQEALLAASRQWPEQGVPEEPRTWLIRVASRRLVDLLRSERSRKDRETAVPTPDVAPDPAPVSDDSLTVLFLCCHPALSAPSQIALTLRAVGGLTTGEIARALLTPETTAGQRISRAKKTIKSSALPFRADPERLPAVLQVLYLIFNEGYTGTSGERLDRVELATEAIRLARMLHRGLPDDGEVAGLLALMLLTDARRNARATSDGLPVPLAEQDRTRWDHAMIAEGVALLTGAMARAQPGPYQLQAAIAAVHDEAARAEDTDWPQILGLYHLLEPMAASPVVTLNRAVATAMVHGPAAGLSLLDTLRDDERLRRNHRYAAVRAHLLELDGARELAARSYREAAKLTTNIPEQRYLLARAAHL; this is translated from the coding sequence ATGACGGCGGACCGCCGCGCGGAGGACCTGTGGCGCGAACTGGCGCCGCAGGTCCTCGGCGCGCTCGTGCGCCGGTACGGGCACTTCGACACCTGCGAAGACGCCGTGCAGGAAGCGCTGCTCGCGGCTTCGCGGCAGTGGCCGGAGCAGGGCGTCCCCGAGGAGCCGCGCACGTGGCTGATCCGGGTCGCCTCGCGCAGGCTCGTCGATCTTCTCCGCAGTGAACGGTCCAGAAAGGACCGGGAAACCGCGGTGCCGACCCCGGACGTGGCGCCCGACCCGGCGCCGGTTTCCGACGACTCGCTCACGGTGCTGTTCCTGTGCTGCCACCCCGCGCTGAGCGCCCCGTCGCAGATCGCGCTGACGCTGCGCGCCGTCGGCGGCCTGACCACCGGCGAGATCGCGCGCGCCCTGCTCACCCCGGAAACGACCGCGGGGCAACGGATCAGCAGGGCCAAGAAGACGATCAAGTCCTCGGCGCTGCCGTTCCGCGCGGATCCCGAACGGCTTCCCGCGGTGCTGCAGGTGCTGTACCTGATCTTCAACGAGGGCTACACGGGCACGTCGGGCGAGCGGCTGGACCGGGTCGAGCTGGCGACCGAGGCGATCCGGCTGGCGCGCATGCTGCACCGAGGACTTCCCGACGACGGCGAAGTGGCGGGGCTGCTCGCCTTGATGCTGCTCACCGACGCGCGTCGGAACGCGCGCGCGACCTCCGACGGGCTGCCGGTCCCGCTCGCCGAGCAGGATCGGACGCGCTGGGACCACGCGATGATCGCCGAAGGTGTCGCACTGCTGACCGGGGCGATGGCGCGCGCTCAGCCGGGCCCGTACCAACTGCAGGCCGCGATCGCGGCGGTGCACGACGAAGCGGCGCGCGCCGAGGACACCGACTGGCCGCAGATCCTCGGCCTCTACCACCTGCTGGAGCCGATGGCGGCGAGCCCGGTGGTCACCCTGAACCGTGCCGTCGCCACCGCGATGGTGCACGGCCCGGCGGCCGGACTGTCCCTTTTGGACACCCTGCGGGACGACGAGCGCTTGCGCCGCAACCACCGCTACGCCGCCGTTCGCGCGCATCTGCTCGAATTGGACGGTGCTCGCGAGCTGGCCGCCCGTAGCTACCGGGAAGCCGCGAAACTGACCACGAACATCCCCGAACAGCGCTACCTGCTCGCCCGCGCCGCCCACCTGTGA
- the serS gene encoding serine--tRNA ligase translates to MIDPRILREDPDTVRASQRARGEDEGVVDKLLSLDTRRRSAIARADTLRAEQKQLGKQIGKAKGDERDELLAKGKTLAAEVKAAEAEQGTASEEFEELHRLVPNLVHPDPPVGGEDDYAVLKHVGTPREFDFTVRDHLELAEGLRVIDMERGAKVSGSRFYFLTGVGAQLQLALLNMAAAQATANGFDLMITPSLVRPEIMAGTGYLGAHSTEVYRLRDDDLYLVGTSEVPLAGYHADEILDLSAGPRRYAGWSSCYRREAGSYGKDTRGIIRVHQFDKVEMFVFCRPEDAEAEHARLLDWEEQMLAKIEVPYRVIDTATGDLGVSAARKYDCEAWVPSQQTYRELTSTSNCTTFQARRLGIRYRDENGRPQAAATLNGTLATTRWIVAILENHQQEDGSVRVPAALRPFLGGREVLTPAG, encoded by the coding sequence GTGATTGACCCCAGGATCCTGCGCGAAGACCCGGACACCGTGCGCGCCTCGCAGCGCGCACGCGGTGAAGACGAGGGAGTGGTCGACAAACTGCTCTCCCTCGACACCCGGCGCAGGTCCGCGATCGCCCGCGCCGACACGCTGCGCGCCGAGCAGAAGCAGCTCGGCAAGCAGATCGGCAAGGCGAAGGGCGACGAGCGCGACGAGCTGCTCGCGAAGGGGAAGACGCTAGCCGCCGAGGTCAAGGCGGCCGAGGCCGAGCAGGGCACGGCGTCGGAGGAGTTCGAGGAGCTGCACCGGCTCGTCCCGAATCTCGTGCACCCGGACCCGCCGGTCGGCGGCGAGGACGACTACGCCGTGCTCAAGCACGTCGGCACGCCCCGCGAGTTCGATTTCACCGTGCGCGATCACCTGGAACTGGCCGAAGGGCTCCGCGTCATCGACATGGAGCGCGGCGCGAAGGTGTCGGGCTCGCGGTTCTACTTCCTCACCGGCGTCGGCGCGCAGCTGCAGCTCGCGCTGTTGAACATGGCCGCCGCGCAAGCGACCGCGAACGGGTTCGACCTGATGATCACGCCGTCGCTGGTGCGGCCGGAGATCATGGCGGGCACCGGCTACCTCGGCGCGCACTCGACCGAGGTGTACCGGCTCCGCGACGACGACCTGTACCTCGTCGGTACCTCCGAGGTCCCGCTCGCCGGGTACCACGCCGACGAGATCCTGGACCTCTCGGCGGGGCCGCGCCGGTACGCGGGCTGGTCGTCGTGTTACCGGCGCGAAGCGGGCTCGTACGGCAAGGACACCCGCGGCATCATCCGCGTGCACCAGTTCGACAAGGTCGAGATGTTCGTGTTCTGCCGCCCGGAGGACGCCGAAGCGGAGCACGCGCGGCTGCTGGACTGGGAAGAGCAGATGCTCGCGAAGATCGAGGTGCCCTACCGCGTCATCGACACCGCGACCGGCGACCTCGGCGTTTCCGCCGCCCGCAAGTACGACTGCGAGGCGTGGGTGCCGAGCCAGCAGACCTACCGCGAACTCACCTCGACCTCGAACTGCACCACGTTCCAGGCACGCAGGCTCGGCATCCGCTACCGCGACGAAAACGGCCGCCCGCAGGCCGCCGCCACGCTCAACGGCACGCTCGCCACGACGAGGTGGATCGTCGCGATCCTGGAAAACCACCAGCAGGAAGACGGCTCCGTCCGCGTCCCTGCGGCATTGCGGCCCTTCCTGGGCGGACGGGAAGTGCTGACCCCTGCGGGCTGA
- a CDS encoding DUF3558 family protein, with translation MGWRKFAGALALLCAVTGCTSTVTGVPSAAPGAKAVAPPKDPNDPCGLLTPEQLAGMDLLPDGHLYPAEPQRTLPAHCGWNMAEEEEGNSSARDSLTVMYSTAIPIEDYHNSKAPIEQMQAGGFTWGRYESLLGPSSCDLAVKLGPMSFVEVGSENDADFSKACDRAKLALPQVAAHLPGGQPAPPLTPKPKPPPSPLAALEPCDLLTAAELPPLHLTGAGRKVGKDRDPTDTIGHLPPGCEWDPTDENVHGMLSLYLYDKSAAELDATTGEKPDEQVKSGDRTWELNLSPGGGRSKCEAILPFGEHAAVKMTGANWSDPAKACEQIRQAIPLVTPRLPAG, from the coding sequence ATGGGGTGGAGGAAATTCGCAGGGGCCCTCGCACTGCTGTGCGCGGTCACAGGCTGTACATCCACGGTGACCGGTGTTCCTTCGGCGGCGCCGGGCGCGAAGGCGGTGGCGCCGCCGAAGGATCCGAACGACCCGTGCGGCCTGCTGACGCCGGAGCAGCTCGCGGGAATGGACCTGTTGCCGGACGGGCATCTGTACCCGGCCGAGCCGCAGCGGACGTTGCCCGCTCACTGCGGGTGGAACATGGCTGAGGAGGAAGAGGGCAATTCCTCGGCGAGGGACAGCCTGACAGTCATGTACAGCACCGCAATCCCGATCGAGGACTACCACAACAGCAAGGCGCCGATCGAACAGATGCAAGCCGGTGGTTTCACCTGGGGCCGGTACGAGTCGCTGCTCGGGCCGAGTTCCTGCGATTTGGCGGTCAAGCTCGGTCCGATGTCCTTCGTGGAGGTGGGCAGCGAGAACGACGCCGATTTCTCGAAAGCGTGCGATCGGGCGAAACTAGCGTTGCCGCAGGTCGCCGCGCATCTTCCGGGCGGTCAGCCCGCGCCGCCACTGACTCCGAAGCCCAAGCCACCGCCGAGTCCGCTAGCCGCGCTGGAGCCCTGTGATCTGCTCACAGCGGCTGAACTCCCTCCGCTGCACCTGACAGGCGCGGGGCGAAAGGTCGGGAAGGACCGCGATCCCACGGACACGATCGGCCATTTGCCGCCGGGGTGTGAGTGGGATCCGACGGACGAGAACGTCCACGGGATGCTCAGTTTGTACCTCTACGACAAGTCGGCGGCCGAGCTCGATGCCACTACCGGGGAGAAGCCCGACGAGCAGGTCAAATCGGGAGATCGCACCTGGGAGCTCAATCTGAGTCCTGGTGGCGGACGTTCGAAATGCGAAGCCATACTTCCTTTTGGGGAACACGCGGCGGTGAAGATGACGGGCGCGAACTGGAGCGATCCGGCCAAGGCGTGTGAACAGATACGGCAGGCGATTCCGCTTGTCACGCCCCGGCTCCCGGCTGGGTGA
- a CDS encoding VOC family protein → MSRQIQVTFDAHDPRALSTFWCAALGYVHPGPPGVELPGGADPLAAWDEFLARIGVPEDQRNTRSAIEDPDGVGPRVFFQQVPENKIAKNRVHLDVRAAPGLRGEERMAALEAECTRLVALGATRVHREEPEPPMGGGHIVLTDPEGNEFCLD, encoded by the coding sequence ATGAGCCGCCAGATCCAGGTCACGTTCGACGCCCACGACCCGCGGGCGCTGTCCACTTTCTGGTGCGCCGCGCTGGGTTACGTCCACCCCGGCCCGCCGGGCGTCGAGCTGCCCGGCGGCGCGGACCCCCTCGCCGCGTGGGACGAATTCCTCGCACGCATTGGCGTGCCGGAGGATCAACGCAACACGCGATCCGCCATCGAGGACCCGGACGGTGTCGGTCCGCGCGTCTTTTTCCAGCAGGTTCCCGAAAACAAGATCGCCAAGAACCGCGTCCACCTCGACGTCCGCGCGGCCCCGGGGCTGCGCGGCGAGGAACGGATGGCGGCACTGGAGGCCGAGTGCACCCGGCTCGTCGCACTGGGCGCGACGCGGGTGCACCGCGAGGAACCGGAGCCGCCGATGGGCGGCGGCCACATCGTGCTGACCGATCCCGAAGGCAACGAGTTCTGTTTGGACTGA
- the lhgO gene encoding L-2-hydroxyglutarate oxidase, producing the protein MREVVVIGGGIVGLAVAWELRQRGVGVTVLEKEDHWAAHQTGHNSNVVHAGLYYKPGSFKARMSVAGNRSIVDFAKEHGVGVEVCGKLVVATSESELPALAVLAERAEANGVPAKVVSAAEAREYEPEVACVSALRVESTGIIDFPGICAALVRLLEESGADLRLSTPSLGIRPGATGGVEIATGREVLRADALVNCAGLHSDRVARLAGVTPRARIVPFRGEYYELRPERRHLVRGLIYPVPDASLPFLGVHLTRMLDGSVHAGPNAVLALRREGYRWGDVSVKDLAEVARYSGAWNLAKKYAYPIGLDEVRRSFSKRRFAASLAKLVPAVGPDDIVRHGSGVRAQALLPDGSMVDDFLIETAPNQVHVLNAPSPAATSALEIGKHVADEVSQSATSR; encoded by the coding sequence GTGCGCGAAGTCGTTGTGATCGGTGGCGGGATCGTCGGCCTCGCCGTGGCCTGGGAGCTGCGGCAGCGGGGTGTCGGCGTCACGGTGCTGGAAAAGGAAGACCACTGGGCGGCCCACCAGACCGGCCACAACTCCAATGTGGTGCACGCCGGGCTGTACTACAAGCCGGGCTCGTTCAAGGCACGCATGTCGGTGGCGGGCAACAGGTCCATCGTCGACTTCGCGAAGGAGCACGGCGTCGGCGTCGAGGTGTGCGGCAAGCTCGTCGTCGCGACCTCCGAGTCCGAACTGCCCGCGCTGGCCGTGCTGGCCGAGCGCGCCGAAGCGAACGGCGTCCCGGCGAAGGTGGTCAGCGCCGCGGAAGCCCGCGAGTACGAGCCCGAGGTCGCGTGCGTGAGCGCGCTGCGCGTCGAGTCGACGGGGATCATCGACTTCCCCGGCATCTGCGCCGCGCTCGTCCGCCTGCTCGAAGAGTCCGGCGCCGACCTGCGGCTGTCCACGCCCTCACTGGGCATCCGGCCGGGCGCCACCGGCGGCGTCGAAATCGCCACCGGCCGCGAGGTGCTGCGCGCCGACGCGCTGGTCAACTGCGCTGGCCTGCACTCCGACCGCGTCGCCCGCCTCGCCGGCGTCACCCCGCGCGCCAGGATCGTGCCGTTCCGCGGCGAGTACTACGAGCTCCGCCCCGAGCGGCGGCACCTCGTCCGCGGCCTGATCTACCCGGTGCCCGACGCGTCGCTTCCGTTCCTCGGGGTGCACCTCACGCGGATGCTCGACGGCAGCGTCCACGCGGGACCGAACGCCGTGCTCGCGCTGCGCCGCGAGGGCTACCGCTGGGGCGACGTGTCCGTGAAGGACCTCGCCGAGGTCGCCAGGTACTCCGGCGCCTGGAACCTCGCGAAGAAGTACGCCTACCCGATCGGCCTCGACGAGGTCCGCCGCTCGTTCTCGAAACGCCGGTTCGCCGCGAGCCTCGCGAAGCTGGTGCCCGCCGTCGGCCCCGACGACATCGTGCGCCACGGCTCCGGCGTCCGCGCGCAGGCGCTGCTCCCGGACGGCTCGATGGTCGACGACTTCCTGATCGAGACCGCGCCGAACCAGGTGCACGTCCTCAACGCGCCGTCACCGGCCGCGACCAGCGCGCTGGAGATCGGAAAGCACGTCGCGGACGAGGTCAGCCAGTCGGCAACTTCGCGCTGA
- a CDS encoding YciI family protein — protein MKYLLLAYTGQAGWDTVDVTSPEFAAVCEFYEQLTSELTASGELLSTEGLAHPAMSRTVRKGGDGPVASDGPFAEAKEVLASFAILDCESHDRAMAIAARIVDAVGDTVEVRPIMQGPPS, from the coding sequence GTGAAATACCTGCTGCTCGCCTACACCGGCCAAGCGGGCTGGGACACCGTGGACGTCACCAGTCCCGAGTTCGCCGCCGTGTGCGAGTTCTACGAACAGCTCACCAGCGAGCTGACCGCGTCCGGTGAACTGCTCAGCACCGAAGGACTGGCCCATCCGGCGATGTCCAGGACCGTCCGCAAGGGCGGCGACGGACCGGTGGCGAGCGACGGCCCGTTCGCCGAGGCCAAGGAGGTATTGGCCAGCTTCGCGATCCTCGACTGCGAAAGCCACGACCGCGCGATGGCCATCGCCGCGCGGATCGTCGACGCCGTCGGCGACACCGTGGAAGTGCGGCCGATCATGCAGGGTCCGCCGAGCTGA
- a CDS encoding DinB family protein, with the protein MTEHDWNRALREQWEWHWNHQVRARLDGLTDDEYFWEPVPDAWSVRPRGSATAPVQAGGGDFTIDYAFPTPDPAPFTTIAWRLGHVIVGVLAMRNAAHFGAPSTSYETWEYAGTAAAALQQLEEQLDVWLTGLRGLGEEGLLIPVGDKEPYPEASTADLVLHIHRELIHHLSEVCLLRDLHLHTKTGATR; encoded by the coding sequence ATGACCGAACACGACTGGAACCGAGCACTGCGCGAGCAGTGGGAGTGGCACTGGAACCACCAGGTCCGAGCCCGGCTCGACGGCCTCACCGACGACGAGTACTTCTGGGAACCGGTACCCGACGCCTGGAGCGTGCGGCCTCGCGGCAGCGCGACGGCGCCCGTGCAGGCGGGCGGCGGCGACTTCACGATCGACTACGCCTTCCCCACACCGGATCCCGCGCCCTTCACCACGATCGCCTGGCGGCTCGGGCACGTCATCGTCGGCGTCCTCGCCATGCGCAACGCCGCGCATTTCGGCGCCCCGTCCACGTCGTACGAAACCTGGGAGTACGCGGGCACCGCGGCCGCCGCGCTCCAACAGCTCGAGGAGCAGCTCGACGTCTGGCTGACCGGGCTGCGCGGCCTCGGCGAAGAAGGGCTCCTGATCCCGGTCGGGGACAAGGAGCCCTATCCCGAAGCGTCGACGGCCGACCTGGTGCTGCACATCCACCGCGAGCTGATCCACCACCTGTCCGAGGTCTGCCTGCTGCGCGACCTCCACCTGCACACGAAAACCGGAGCGACCCGATGA
- a CDS encoding DUF3558 family protein, translated as MKVRLGLLAAAVLLAGGCTSTVAGVAAPAPGAKPVPPPKDPNDPCGLLLPEQLAGLGFPPNGKLTPERKAQEVPASCEWKPDDPDAGVDDQLGVYYTVDIALEDFFGGTQPKPPEAYGGLQWSQYDSLAGAGNCLYATRLADTSFAMVESNNNKDTSKACELAKLAMPQVAAHLPGGSPAPPLTPKPKPAPSPLATVEPCDLLSTAELAQFQIAAPGRKTGEGRSPKSTTPPGCEWEPAEASGFQLLYVSLAADKSEADVNYTDEKADEQIKAGARSWDLFTNPDGNPKQCWAILPFSEKSSVKITSGNNNDPAKACEQIRAAIPLISAKLPTG; from the coding sequence GTGAAGGTAAGGCTCGGCCTGCTGGCCGCCGCGGTGTTGCTCGCCGGGGGTTGTACGTCGACGGTCGCGGGGGTCGCCGCGCCGGCGCCGGGGGCGAAGCCGGTGCCGCCGCCGAAGGATCCGAACGATCCGTGCGGGTTGCTGCTGCCGGAGCAGCTCGCCGGGCTCGGTTTCCCGCCGAACGGCAAGCTGACGCCGGAGCGGAAGGCGCAGGAGGTTCCCGCGTCGTGCGAGTGGAAGCCGGACGACCCGGACGCGGGCGTCGACGACCAGCTGGGCGTCTACTACACGGTGGACATCGCGTTGGAGGACTTCTTCGGCGGCACGCAGCCGAAGCCGCCGGAGGCTTACGGCGGCCTGCAGTGGTCGCAGTACGACAGCCTCGCCGGGGCGGGCAACTGCCTGTACGCGACGCGGCTGGCGGACACCTCGTTCGCGATGGTGGAGAGCAACAACAACAAGGACACCAGCAAGGCCTGCGAGCTGGCGAAGCTGGCGATGCCGCAGGTCGCCGCGCACCTTCCCGGCGGTTCCCCGGCGCCTCCGCTGACGCCGAAGCCGAAGCCCGCGCCGAGCCCGCTCGCCACCGTCGAGCCGTGTGACCTGCTGAGCACGGCCGAACTGGCCCAGTTCCAGATCGCCGCGCCGGGCCGCAAGACGGGCGAGGGCAGGTCGCCGAAGAGCACGACGCCGCCGGGATGCGAGTGGGAGCCCGCCGAGGCGAGCGGGTTCCAGCTGCTCTACGTGTCGCTGGCCGCGGACAAGTCCGAGGCGGACGTCAACTACACCGACGAGAAGGCCGACGAGCAGATCAAGGCGGGCGCGCGCTCGTGGGACCTGTTCACCAACCCGGACGGCAACCCGAAGCAGTGCTGGGCGATCCTGCCGTTCTCGGAGAAGTCGTCGGTCAAGATCACCAGCGGCAACAACAACGACCCGGCGAAGGCGTGCGAGCAGATCCGCGCGGCGATCCCGCTGATCAGCGCGAAGTTGCCGACTGGCTGA